From Synoicihabitans lomoniglobus, the proteins below share one genomic window:
- a CDS encoding IclR family transcriptional regulator: protein MDEKYIIPNLRNACRVLKLMGQNNRGYKITELAKPLGIPSTSALRIASTLMAEGLLRKESGLFYLGPVLIHLGSCTLAATELRDLAQPILQRLSKTTDETAHLALPCDDRSLIVAVCDSPHPLRAASSPGTLTDLYTASTGKVFLGYLHRARIGEILARHAPPQRTANSLTTLEALEQEADRVLATGFGVDDEEFTLGVRCLAAPVTGPDGRVVAAMGITAAAVRFTSDRIPEIARHVKDAAGSLSRLIGHH from the coding sequence GTGGACGAAAAATACATCATACCGAACCTCCGTAATGCCTGCCGGGTGCTGAAACTCATGGGTCAAAACAACCGGGGTTACAAAATCACCGAGCTCGCCAAACCGCTGGGTATCCCCTCCACCTCCGCTCTGCGGATCGCCAGCACCTTGATGGCGGAAGGGTTGCTGCGAAAAGAGAGCGGTTTATTTTATCTGGGTCCCGTCCTTATCCACCTGGGATCGTGCACGTTAGCAGCAACGGAACTCCGGGATCTGGCTCAGCCCATTTTGCAACGTCTGAGCAAAACCACCGACGAAACCGCCCACTTGGCCCTACCCTGCGACGATCGGTCACTGATTGTCGCCGTGTGCGACAGCCCCCATCCTTTGCGAGCCGCCTCCAGTCCAGGCACACTCACCGATCTCTATACCGCATCAACGGGTAAGGTTTTTCTGGGCTACCTGCACCGCGCGCGTATCGGCGAGATTCTCGCCCGCCATGCACCACCGCAACGCACCGCCAACTCCTTGACCACCTTGGAGGCCTTGGAACAGGAAGCGGACCGCGTGCTCGCCACGGGTTTTGGGGTTGATGACGAGGAATTTACGCTCGGCGTGCGCTGTCTCGCCGCTCCTGTCACCGGTCCCGACGGTCGGGTCGTGGCCGCCATGGGTATCACCGCCGCCGCCGTGCGATTCACGTCCGATCGGATTCCGGAAATCGCTCGCCACGTCAAAGACGCCGCCGGTTCACTTTCCCGTCTGATCGGCCACCATTGA